From the genome of Neodiprion pinetum isolate iyNeoPine1 chromosome 3, iyNeoPine1.2, whole genome shotgun sequence, one region includes:
- the PIP5K59B gene encoding phosphatidylinositol 4-phosphate 5-kinase type-1 beta isoform X5, with translation MASGDNVDVIEVVESSFTSPDLEMVDRVGRGFAMEDEDKSTGEKVTALEVPTTHHGSGGPKTSSGISRNKSERERKIGHRRVGVGGEITYKKIQTTQIMGSIQLGIQHAVGGLASKPERDLLMQDFMTVETTNFPSEGSNHTPAHHFSEFKFKNYAPIAFRYFRDLFGIQPDDFLMSMCSSPLRELSNPGASGSIFYLTEDDEFIIKTVQHKEGEFLQKLLPGYYMNLNQNPRTLLPKFFGLYCYQCNSKNVRLIAMNNLLPSAVKLHQKYDLKGSTYKRKASKSERSKSSPTYKDLDFMEHHAEGIFLEADTYGALVKTIQRDCRVLESFKIMDYSLLVGIHNLDQAAREKAEQRLSASADEETGGASSEAGALIQAEKEREREDRIGAAALNRSRSINRQRLVAHSTAMESIQAESEPIDEEDDVPSPGGIPARNARGERLLLFLGIIDILQSYRLKKKLEHTWKSMIHDGDTVSVHRPGFYAQRFQDFMAKTVFKKIPSLDLPEIKGNHRKFRNLVTSYIALKHSPSKRKSITRPLRPLEGDFDSTAASGSSAVHASTNSKPASPTELPASSIVISAAPTISTTSIPNATSTPINLPTVCKPVTPPSLLFGTADETNHHDITSFGTSSYPAVLKGRRGASPPNPNLVPSGKIPPPVPPRGSVSGRSRVDDHRRASANNATISSRGGTLPSTCSTPPPPFDDAVTSNDATLASGGHHSHHGTTTILTSSLSSSHTKQNKIVHHVTLTKTYHDAVSISDVHLESSGSGCGSVGRETKSSLSVESGGSSRGGGALTWTPPTGSVEGSTPTWTEGTPSFTESSSSGDMGCPTTPIRSGMRGEEDNRIVATVEEALASLTSEMVLYLVNFDVQDERSVVPGLQVVYLVYFDFQDERSLVPAL, from the exons ATGGCTTCTGGGGATAATGTGGATGTGATTGAGGTTGTTGAATCGAGTTTCACATCCCCGGATTTGGAGATGGTGGACCGGGTAGGACGCGGCTTCGCCATGGAAGATGAAG ATAAGTCCACCGGGGAGAAAGTTACAGCCTTGGAA GTACCCACAACGCATCATGGCTCTGGTGGTCCCAAAACTTCGTCGGGTATATCCCGAAACAAATCggaaagggaaagaaaaattggccATCGGAGAGTCGGAGTGGGAGGTGAAATCACATATAAAAAG ATTCAAACGACACAAATCATGGGATCCATTCAACTAGGGATCCAGCACGCTGTTGGGGGTCTTGCTAGTAAACCAGAGCGAGATCTTCTTATGCAGGATTTTATGACAGTGGAAACGACCAACTTTCCCAGTGAAGGGTCCAATCACACACCTGCTCATCATTTCTCCGAATTCAAGTTCAAAAACTATGCTCCTATTGCCTTTCGGTACTTCAGAGACCTATTTGGCATTCAACCTGACGACTTTTTG ATGTCAATGTGCAGCTCCCCACTCAGGGAGTTGTCTAATCCTGGCGCAAGTGGTAGCATATTTTATCTGACAGAAGATGATGAGTTTATCATCAAAACTGTTCAACACAAAGAAGGGGAATTTTTGCAGAAGCTGCTACCTGGATATTACATG AATTTGAACCAGAATCCTCGAACGTtacttccaaaattttttgggcTGTATTGTTACCAGTGCAATAGTAAAAATGTCAGATTAATCGCAATGAATAATCTGCTTCCGTCGGCCGTCAAGCTACATCAGAAATACGATTTGAAAGGTTCCACttataaaagaaaa GCTTCCAAATCCGAAAGATCCAAGTCATCTCCTACGTATAAAGATTTGGATTTTATGGAGCATCACGCCGAAGGTATTTTCTTGGAAGCTGATACTTATGGGGCACTTGTTAAAACGATACAGCGAGACTGTAGAGTATTGGAGAGCTTTAAAATTATGGACTATTCTCTCCTAGTTGGAATTCATAACTTGGATCAAGCGGCTAGGGAAAAAGCA GAACAGAGGTTATCGGCAAGTGCGGATGAAGAAACCGGCGGAGCAAGTTCTGAGGCCGGTGCCCTTATTCAAGCGGAAAAggagagggaaagagaagaCAGGATTGGCGCGGCTGCGTTGAATCGATCTCGAAGTATTAACAGGCAAAGATTAGTAGCGCACAGTACTGCGATGGAAAGTATTCAGGCCGAGAGCGAACCTATCGATGAAGAAGATGATGTACC CAGTCCGGGTGGTATACCAGCTAGAAATGCAAGAGGCGAACGTCTCCTACTTTTTCTCGGCATCATTGACATACTTCAGAGTTACAGACTGAAGAAAAAGCTTGAGCACACATGGAAGTCCATGATTCATGACGGG GATACAGTTTCCGTGCATAGACCTGGTTTCTACGCTCAGCGCTTTCAAGATTTCATGGCAAAAACTGTTTTCAAGAAGATTCCGTCAC TGGACCTGCCTGAGATTAAGGGAAACCATCGCAAGTTCCGTAACCTGGTCACCAGCTACATAG CTCTGAAACATTCCCCTTCGAAACGGAAAAGTATTACGAGGCCACTGAGACCGTTGGAAGGAGACTTTGATTCCACAG CAGCGTCTGGAAGTTCAGCAGTGCATGCTTCAACGAACTCCAAGCCTG CAAGCCCCACCGAGTTGCCTGCCTCATCCATAGTCATATCTGCTGCACCCACAATATCCACAACGTCCATTCCAAACGCGACATCAACTCCGATAAACTTGCCCACTGTTTGCAAACCCGTTACGCCTCCGTCTCTGCTCTTTGGCACGGCAGATGAAACCAACCACCATGATATAACAAGCTTTGGTACGTCAAGTTACCCAGCTGTTTTGAAGGGCAGACGCGGAGCCAGCCCTCCTAATCCGAATCTCGTTCCTTCCGGCAAAATCCCTCCACCGGTACCTCCTAGGGGATCTGTTTCGGGGAGAAGTCGAGTCGACGATCATCGGAGAGCGTCGGCGAATAACGCGACCATCTCCAGTCGAG GTGGTACCCTTCCCTCTACATGCTCCACCCCACCTCCGCCATTTGACGACGCTGTTACATCGAACGACGCAACATTAGCATCGGGGGGTCACCATTCCCATCACGGAACAACGACGATCCTCACTAGCAGCTTGAGTTCGTCGCATACGAAGCAAAACAAAATAGTGCATCACGTTACTTTAACCAAAACCTATCACGATGCTGTTAG TATATCTGACGTGCATTTAGAAAGCAGTGGTAGTGGCTGCGGCAGCGTCGGGCGTGAAACAAAGTCGTCCTTAAGCGTAGAAAGCGGGGGTAGCAGTCGTGGCGGTGGTGCGTTGACGTGGACACCACCTACTGGCAGTGTCGAAGGTTCTACTCCTACATGGACTGAGGGGACGCCATCCTTTACAGAGAGTTCGAGTAGCGGAGACATGG GCTGTCCCACAACACCGATTAGAAGTGGTATGAGAGGGGAAGAGGATAATCGAATTGTCGCTACAGTCGAGGAGGCATTAGCTAGTTTGACATCCGAAATG
- the PIP5K59B gene encoding phosphatidylinositol 4-phosphate 5-kinase type-1 beta isoform X10 — MASGDNVDVIEVVESSFTSPDLEMVDRVGRGFAMEDEDKSTGEKVTALEVPTTHHGSGGPKTSSGISRNKSERERKIGHRRVGVGGEITYKKIQTTQIMGSIQLGIQHAVGGLASKPERDLLMQDFMTVETTNFPSEGSNHTPAHHFSEFKFKNYAPIAFRYFRDLFGIQPDDFLMSMCSSPLRELSNPGASGSIFYLTEDDEFIIKTVQHKEGEFLQKLLPGYYMNLNQNPRTLLPKFFGLYCYQCNSKNVRLIAMNNLLPSAVKLHQKYDLKGSTYKRKASKSERSKSSPTYKDLDFMEHHAEGIFLEADTYGALVKTIQRDCRVLESFKIMDYSLLVGIHNLDQAAREKAEQRLSASADEETGGASSEAGALIQAEKEREREDRIGAAALNRSRSINRQRLVAHSTAMESIQAESEPIDEEDDVPSPGGIPARNARGERLLLFLGIIDILQSYRLKKKLEHTWKSMIHDGDTVSVHRPGFYAQRFQDFMAKTVFKKIPSLDLPEIKGNHRKFRNLVTSYIALKHSPSKRKSITRPLRPLEGDFDSTAASGSSAVHASTNSKPASPTELPASSIVISAAPTISTTSIPNATSTPINLPTVCKPVTPPSLLFGTADETNHHDITSFGTSSYPAVLKGRRGASPPNPNLVPSGKIPPPVPPRGSVSGRSRVDDHRRASANNATISSRGGTLPSTCSTPPPPFDDAVTSNDATLASGGHHSHHGTTTILTSSLSSSHTKQNKIVHHVTLTKTYHDAVSISDVHLESSGSGCGSVGRETKSSLSVESGGSSRGGGALTWTPPTGSVEGSTPTWTEGTPSFTESSSSGDMGCPTTPIRSGMRGEEDNRIVATVEEALASLTSEMTHL; from the exons ATGGCTTCTGGGGATAATGTGGATGTGATTGAGGTTGTTGAATCGAGTTTCACATCCCCGGATTTGGAGATGGTGGACCGGGTAGGACGCGGCTTCGCCATGGAAGATGAAG ATAAGTCCACCGGGGAGAAAGTTACAGCCTTGGAA GTACCCACAACGCATCATGGCTCTGGTGGTCCCAAAACTTCGTCGGGTATATCCCGAAACAAATCggaaagggaaagaaaaattggccATCGGAGAGTCGGAGTGGGAGGTGAAATCACATATAAAAAG ATTCAAACGACACAAATCATGGGATCCATTCAACTAGGGATCCAGCACGCTGTTGGGGGTCTTGCTAGTAAACCAGAGCGAGATCTTCTTATGCAGGATTTTATGACAGTGGAAACGACCAACTTTCCCAGTGAAGGGTCCAATCACACACCTGCTCATCATTTCTCCGAATTCAAGTTCAAAAACTATGCTCCTATTGCCTTTCGGTACTTCAGAGACCTATTTGGCATTCAACCTGACGACTTTTTG ATGTCAATGTGCAGCTCCCCACTCAGGGAGTTGTCTAATCCTGGCGCAAGTGGTAGCATATTTTATCTGACAGAAGATGATGAGTTTATCATCAAAACTGTTCAACACAAAGAAGGGGAATTTTTGCAGAAGCTGCTACCTGGATATTACATG AATTTGAACCAGAATCCTCGAACGTtacttccaaaattttttgggcTGTATTGTTACCAGTGCAATAGTAAAAATGTCAGATTAATCGCAATGAATAATCTGCTTCCGTCGGCCGTCAAGCTACATCAGAAATACGATTTGAAAGGTTCCACttataaaagaaaa GCTTCCAAATCCGAAAGATCCAAGTCATCTCCTACGTATAAAGATTTGGATTTTATGGAGCATCACGCCGAAGGTATTTTCTTGGAAGCTGATACTTATGGGGCACTTGTTAAAACGATACAGCGAGACTGTAGAGTATTGGAGAGCTTTAAAATTATGGACTATTCTCTCCTAGTTGGAATTCATAACTTGGATCAAGCGGCTAGGGAAAAAGCA GAACAGAGGTTATCGGCAAGTGCGGATGAAGAAACCGGCGGAGCAAGTTCTGAGGCCGGTGCCCTTATTCAAGCGGAAAAggagagggaaagagaagaCAGGATTGGCGCGGCTGCGTTGAATCGATCTCGAAGTATTAACAGGCAAAGATTAGTAGCGCACAGTACTGCGATGGAAAGTATTCAGGCCGAGAGCGAACCTATCGATGAAGAAGATGATGTACC CAGTCCGGGTGGTATACCAGCTAGAAATGCAAGAGGCGAACGTCTCCTACTTTTTCTCGGCATCATTGACATACTTCAGAGTTACAGACTGAAGAAAAAGCTTGAGCACACATGGAAGTCCATGATTCATGACGGG GATACAGTTTCCGTGCATAGACCTGGTTTCTACGCTCAGCGCTTTCAAGATTTCATGGCAAAAACTGTTTTCAAGAAGATTCCGTCAC TGGACCTGCCTGAGATTAAGGGAAACCATCGCAAGTTCCGTAACCTGGTCACCAGCTACATAG CTCTGAAACATTCCCCTTCGAAACGGAAAAGTATTACGAGGCCACTGAGACCGTTGGAAGGAGACTTTGATTCCACAG CAGCGTCTGGAAGTTCAGCAGTGCATGCTTCAACGAACTCCAAGCCTG CAAGCCCCACCGAGTTGCCTGCCTCATCCATAGTCATATCTGCTGCACCCACAATATCCACAACGTCCATTCCAAACGCGACATCAACTCCGATAAACTTGCCCACTGTTTGCAAACCCGTTACGCCTCCGTCTCTGCTCTTTGGCACGGCAGATGAAACCAACCACCATGATATAACAAGCTTTGGTACGTCAAGTTACCCAGCTGTTTTGAAGGGCAGACGCGGAGCCAGCCCTCCTAATCCGAATCTCGTTCCTTCCGGCAAAATCCCTCCACCGGTACCTCCTAGGGGATCTGTTTCGGGGAGAAGTCGAGTCGACGATCATCGGAGAGCGTCGGCGAATAACGCGACCATCTCCAGTCGAG GTGGTACCCTTCCCTCTACATGCTCCACCCCACCTCCGCCATTTGACGACGCTGTTACATCGAACGACGCAACATTAGCATCGGGGGGTCACCATTCCCATCACGGAACAACGACGATCCTCACTAGCAGCTTGAGTTCGTCGCATACGAAGCAAAACAAAATAGTGCATCACGTTACTTTAACCAAAACCTATCACGATGCTGTTAG TATATCTGACGTGCATTTAGAAAGCAGTGGTAGTGGCTGCGGCAGCGTCGGGCGTGAAACAAAGTCGTCCTTAAGCGTAGAAAGCGGGGGTAGCAGTCGTGGCGGTGGTGCGTTGACGTGGACACCACCTACTGGCAGTGTCGAAGGTTCTACTCCTACATGGACTGAGGGGACGCCATCCTTTACAGAGAGTTCGAGTAGCGGAGACATGG GCTGTCCCACAACACCGATTAGAAGTGGTATGAGAGGGGAAGAGGATAATCGAATTGTCGCTACAGTCGAGGAGGCATTAGCTAGTTTGACATCCGAAATG
- the PIP5K59B gene encoding phosphatidylinositol 4-phosphate 5-kinase type-1 beta isoform X7, with protein sequence MASGDNVDVIEVVESSFTSPDLEMVDRVGRGFAMEDEDKSTGEKVTALEVPTTHHGSGGPKTSSGISRNKSERERKIGHRRVGVGGEITYKKIQTTQIMGSIQLGIQHAVGGLASKPERDLLMQDFMTVETTNFPSEGSNHTPAHHFSEFKFKNYAPIAFRYFRDLFGIQPDDFLMSMCSSPLRELSNPGASGSIFYLTEDDEFIIKTVQHKEGEFLQKLLPGYYMNLNQNPRTLLPKFFGLYCYQCNSKNVRLIAMNNLLPSAVKLHQKYDLKGSTYKRKASKSERSKSSPTYKDLDFMEHHAEGIFLEADTYGALVKTIQRDCRVLESFKIMDYSLLVGIHNLDQAAREKAEQRLSASADEETGGASSEAGALIQAEKEREREDRIGAAALNRSRSINRQRLVAHSTAMESIQAESEPIDEEDDVPSPGGIPARNARGERLLLFLGIIDILQSYRLKKKLEHTWKSMIHDGDTVSVHRPGFYAQRFQDFMAKTVFKKIPSLDLPEIKGNHRKFRNLVTSYIALKHSPSKRKSITRPLRPLEGDFDSTAASGSSAVHASTNSKPASPTELPASSIVISAAPTISTTSIPNATSTPINLPTVCKPVTPPSLLFGTADETNHHDITSFGTSSYPAVLKGRRGASPPNPNLVPSGKIPPPVPPRGSVSGRSRVDDHRRASANNATISSRGGTLPSTCSTPPPPFDDAVTSNDATLASGGHHSHHGTTTILTSSLSSSHTKQNKIVHHVTLTKTYHDAVSISDVHLESSGSGCGSVGRETKSSLSVESGGSSRGGGALTWTPPTGSVEGSTPTWTEGTPSFTESSSSGDMGCPTTPIRSGMRGEEDNRIVATVEEALASLTSEMALACLLFLGLHNHQSLAPNITKVYR encoded by the exons ATGGCTTCTGGGGATAATGTGGATGTGATTGAGGTTGTTGAATCGAGTTTCACATCCCCGGATTTGGAGATGGTGGACCGGGTAGGACGCGGCTTCGCCATGGAAGATGAAG ATAAGTCCACCGGGGAGAAAGTTACAGCCTTGGAA GTACCCACAACGCATCATGGCTCTGGTGGTCCCAAAACTTCGTCGGGTATATCCCGAAACAAATCggaaagggaaagaaaaattggccATCGGAGAGTCGGAGTGGGAGGTGAAATCACATATAAAAAG ATTCAAACGACACAAATCATGGGATCCATTCAACTAGGGATCCAGCACGCTGTTGGGGGTCTTGCTAGTAAACCAGAGCGAGATCTTCTTATGCAGGATTTTATGACAGTGGAAACGACCAACTTTCCCAGTGAAGGGTCCAATCACACACCTGCTCATCATTTCTCCGAATTCAAGTTCAAAAACTATGCTCCTATTGCCTTTCGGTACTTCAGAGACCTATTTGGCATTCAACCTGACGACTTTTTG ATGTCAATGTGCAGCTCCCCACTCAGGGAGTTGTCTAATCCTGGCGCAAGTGGTAGCATATTTTATCTGACAGAAGATGATGAGTTTATCATCAAAACTGTTCAACACAAAGAAGGGGAATTTTTGCAGAAGCTGCTACCTGGATATTACATG AATTTGAACCAGAATCCTCGAACGTtacttccaaaattttttgggcTGTATTGTTACCAGTGCAATAGTAAAAATGTCAGATTAATCGCAATGAATAATCTGCTTCCGTCGGCCGTCAAGCTACATCAGAAATACGATTTGAAAGGTTCCACttataaaagaaaa GCTTCCAAATCCGAAAGATCCAAGTCATCTCCTACGTATAAAGATTTGGATTTTATGGAGCATCACGCCGAAGGTATTTTCTTGGAAGCTGATACTTATGGGGCACTTGTTAAAACGATACAGCGAGACTGTAGAGTATTGGAGAGCTTTAAAATTATGGACTATTCTCTCCTAGTTGGAATTCATAACTTGGATCAAGCGGCTAGGGAAAAAGCA GAACAGAGGTTATCGGCAAGTGCGGATGAAGAAACCGGCGGAGCAAGTTCTGAGGCCGGTGCCCTTATTCAAGCGGAAAAggagagggaaagagaagaCAGGATTGGCGCGGCTGCGTTGAATCGATCTCGAAGTATTAACAGGCAAAGATTAGTAGCGCACAGTACTGCGATGGAAAGTATTCAGGCCGAGAGCGAACCTATCGATGAAGAAGATGATGTACC CAGTCCGGGTGGTATACCAGCTAGAAATGCAAGAGGCGAACGTCTCCTACTTTTTCTCGGCATCATTGACATACTTCAGAGTTACAGACTGAAGAAAAAGCTTGAGCACACATGGAAGTCCATGATTCATGACGGG GATACAGTTTCCGTGCATAGACCTGGTTTCTACGCTCAGCGCTTTCAAGATTTCATGGCAAAAACTGTTTTCAAGAAGATTCCGTCAC TGGACCTGCCTGAGATTAAGGGAAACCATCGCAAGTTCCGTAACCTGGTCACCAGCTACATAG CTCTGAAACATTCCCCTTCGAAACGGAAAAGTATTACGAGGCCACTGAGACCGTTGGAAGGAGACTTTGATTCCACAG CAGCGTCTGGAAGTTCAGCAGTGCATGCTTCAACGAACTCCAAGCCTG CAAGCCCCACCGAGTTGCCTGCCTCATCCATAGTCATATCTGCTGCACCCACAATATCCACAACGTCCATTCCAAACGCGACATCAACTCCGATAAACTTGCCCACTGTTTGCAAACCCGTTACGCCTCCGTCTCTGCTCTTTGGCACGGCAGATGAAACCAACCACCATGATATAACAAGCTTTGGTACGTCAAGTTACCCAGCTGTTTTGAAGGGCAGACGCGGAGCCAGCCCTCCTAATCCGAATCTCGTTCCTTCCGGCAAAATCCCTCCACCGGTACCTCCTAGGGGATCTGTTTCGGGGAGAAGTCGAGTCGACGATCATCGGAGAGCGTCGGCGAATAACGCGACCATCTCCAGTCGAG GTGGTACCCTTCCCTCTACATGCTCCACCCCACCTCCGCCATTTGACGACGCTGTTACATCGAACGACGCAACATTAGCATCGGGGGGTCACCATTCCCATCACGGAACAACGACGATCCTCACTAGCAGCTTGAGTTCGTCGCATACGAAGCAAAACAAAATAGTGCATCACGTTACTTTAACCAAAACCTATCACGATGCTGTTAG TATATCTGACGTGCATTTAGAAAGCAGTGGTAGTGGCTGCGGCAGCGTCGGGCGTGAAACAAAGTCGTCCTTAAGCGTAGAAAGCGGGGGTAGCAGTCGTGGCGGTGGTGCGTTGACGTGGACACCACCTACTGGCAGTGTCGAAGGTTCTACTCCTACATGGACTGAGGGGACGCCATCCTTTACAGAGAGTTCGAGTAGCGGAGACATGG GCTGTCCCACAACACCGATTAGAAGTGGTATGAGAGGGGAAGAGGATAATCGAATTGTCGCTACAGTCGAGGAGGCATTAGCTAGTTTGACATCCGAAATG
- the PIP5K59B gene encoding phosphatidylinositol 4-phosphate 5-kinase type-1 beta isoform X4: MASGDNVDVIEVVESSFTSPDLEMVDRVGRGFAMEDEDKSTGEKVTALEVPTTHHGSGGPKTSSGISRNKSERERKIGHRRVGVGGEITYKKIQTTQIMGSIQLGIQHAVGGLASKPERDLLMQDFMTVETTNFPSEGSNHTPAHHFSEFKFKNYAPIAFRYFRDLFGIQPDDFLMSMCSSPLRELSNPGASGSIFYLTEDDEFIIKTVQHKEGEFLQKLLPGYYMNLNQNPRTLLPKFFGLYCYQCNSKNVRLIAMNNLLPSAVKLHQKYDLKGSTYKRKASKSERSKSSPTYKDLDFMEHHAEGIFLEADTYGALVKTIQRDCRVLESFKIMDYSLLVGIHNLDQAAREKAEQRLSASADEETGGASSEAGALIQAEKEREREDRIGAAALNRSRSINRQRLVAHSTAMESIQAESEPIDEEDDVPSPGGIPARNARGERLLLFLGIIDILQSYRLKKKLEHTWKSMIHDGDTVSVHRPGFYAQRFQDFMAKTVFKKIPSLDLPEIKGNHRKFRNLVTSYIALKHSPSKRKSITRPLRPLEGDFDSTAASGSSAVHASTNSKPASPTELPASSIVISAAPTISTTSIPNATSTPINLPTVCKPVTPPSLLFGTADETNHHDITSFGTSSYPAVLKGRRGASPPNPNLVPSGKIPPPVPPRGSVSGRSRVDDHRRASANNATISSRGGTLPSTCSTPPPPFDDAVTSNDATLASGGHHSHHGTTTILTSSLSSSHTKQNKIVHHVTLTKTYHDAVSISDVHLESSGSGCGSVGRETKSSLSVESGGSSRGGGALTWTPPTGSVEGSTPTWTEGTPSFTESSSSGDMGCPTTPIRSGMRGEEDNRIVATVEEALASLTSEMVYKNDCLGLLGMTGSGKSTIFKILSGEVLPTSGKAVIKNYDLTKEKHLIFWIMKISE; encoded by the exons ATGGCTTCTGGGGATAATGTGGATGTGATTGAGGTTGTTGAATCGAGTTTCACATCCCCGGATTTGGAGATGGTGGACCGGGTAGGACGCGGCTTCGCCATGGAAGATGAAG ATAAGTCCACCGGGGAGAAAGTTACAGCCTTGGAA GTACCCACAACGCATCATGGCTCTGGTGGTCCCAAAACTTCGTCGGGTATATCCCGAAACAAATCggaaagggaaagaaaaattggccATCGGAGAGTCGGAGTGGGAGGTGAAATCACATATAAAAAG ATTCAAACGACACAAATCATGGGATCCATTCAACTAGGGATCCAGCACGCTGTTGGGGGTCTTGCTAGTAAACCAGAGCGAGATCTTCTTATGCAGGATTTTATGACAGTGGAAACGACCAACTTTCCCAGTGAAGGGTCCAATCACACACCTGCTCATCATTTCTCCGAATTCAAGTTCAAAAACTATGCTCCTATTGCCTTTCGGTACTTCAGAGACCTATTTGGCATTCAACCTGACGACTTTTTG ATGTCAATGTGCAGCTCCCCACTCAGGGAGTTGTCTAATCCTGGCGCAAGTGGTAGCATATTTTATCTGACAGAAGATGATGAGTTTATCATCAAAACTGTTCAACACAAAGAAGGGGAATTTTTGCAGAAGCTGCTACCTGGATATTACATG AATTTGAACCAGAATCCTCGAACGTtacttccaaaattttttgggcTGTATTGTTACCAGTGCAATAGTAAAAATGTCAGATTAATCGCAATGAATAATCTGCTTCCGTCGGCCGTCAAGCTACATCAGAAATACGATTTGAAAGGTTCCACttataaaagaaaa GCTTCCAAATCCGAAAGATCCAAGTCATCTCCTACGTATAAAGATTTGGATTTTATGGAGCATCACGCCGAAGGTATTTTCTTGGAAGCTGATACTTATGGGGCACTTGTTAAAACGATACAGCGAGACTGTAGAGTATTGGAGAGCTTTAAAATTATGGACTATTCTCTCCTAGTTGGAATTCATAACTTGGATCAAGCGGCTAGGGAAAAAGCA GAACAGAGGTTATCGGCAAGTGCGGATGAAGAAACCGGCGGAGCAAGTTCTGAGGCCGGTGCCCTTATTCAAGCGGAAAAggagagggaaagagaagaCAGGATTGGCGCGGCTGCGTTGAATCGATCTCGAAGTATTAACAGGCAAAGATTAGTAGCGCACAGTACTGCGATGGAAAGTATTCAGGCCGAGAGCGAACCTATCGATGAAGAAGATGATGTACC CAGTCCGGGTGGTATACCAGCTAGAAATGCAAGAGGCGAACGTCTCCTACTTTTTCTCGGCATCATTGACATACTTCAGAGTTACAGACTGAAGAAAAAGCTTGAGCACACATGGAAGTCCATGATTCATGACGGG GATACAGTTTCCGTGCATAGACCTGGTTTCTACGCTCAGCGCTTTCAAGATTTCATGGCAAAAACTGTTTTCAAGAAGATTCCGTCAC TGGACCTGCCTGAGATTAAGGGAAACCATCGCAAGTTCCGTAACCTGGTCACCAGCTACATAG CTCTGAAACATTCCCCTTCGAAACGGAAAAGTATTACGAGGCCACTGAGACCGTTGGAAGGAGACTTTGATTCCACAG CAGCGTCTGGAAGTTCAGCAGTGCATGCTTCAACGAACTCCAAGCCTG CAAGCCCCACCGAGTTGCCTGCCTCATCCATAGTCATATCTGCTGCACCCACAATATCCACAACGTCCATTCCAAACGCGACATCAACTCCGATAAACTTGCCCACTGTTTGCAAACCCGTTACGCCTCCGTCTCTGCTCTTTGGCACGGCAGATGAAACCAACCACCATGATATAACAAGCTTTGGTACGTCAAGTTACCCAGCTGTTTTGAAGGGCAGACGCGGAGCCAGCCCTCCTAATCCGAATCTCGTTCCTTCCGGCAAAATCCCTCCACCGGTACCTCCTAGGGGATCTGTTTCGGGGAGAAGTCGAGTCGACGATCATCGGAGAGCGTCGGCGAATAACGCGACCATCTCCAGTCGAG GTGGTACCCTTCCCTCTACATGCTCCACCCCACCTCCGCCATTTGACGACGCTGTTACATCGAACGACGCAACATTAGCATCGGGGGGTCACCATTCCCATCACGGAACAACGACGATCCTCACTAGCAGCTTGAGTTCGTCGCATACGAAGCAAAACAAAATAGTGCATCACGTTACTTTAACCAAAACCTATCACGATGCTGTTAG TATATCTGACGTGCATTTAGAAAGCAGTGGTAGTGGCTGCGGCAGCGTCGGGCGTGAAACAAAGTCGTCCTTAAGCGTAGAAAGCGGGGGTAGCAGTCGTGGCGGTGGTGCGTTGACGTGGACACCACCTACTGGCAGTGTCGAAGGTTCTACTCCTACATGGACTGAGGGGACGCCATCCTTTACAGAGAGTTCGAGTAGCGGAGACATGG GCTGTCCCACAACACCGATTAGAAGTGGTATGAGAGGGGAAGAGGATAATCGAATTGTCGCTACAGTCGAGGAGGCATTAGCTAGTTTGACATCCGAAATG